A region from the Lysobacter antibioticus genome encodes:
- the ftsX gene encoding permease-like cell division protein FtsX — protein MSSFPTQEPSGIEAPVSRDDDLAVESAVQSRLGVWFDHHLYSLVASVGRLLSKPWAALLTIGVMAVALALPLGLWAALSNIERFAGEVQQSRQISLFLKPEIKLERARSLAEELRARPDIGAIELRTPEQGLADLREKSGLGDSLSAIEGNPLPSLLLVTPKGDELALAESLGSLAETDLVQHDAGWRQRLDGWLRFGIRLAWLLAAMLGLGALLVVGNTVRLDIQSRRDEIGVLQLLGATDGFIRRPFLYLGACYGLAAGAVALALLTAADRTLREPLTALATSYGSHFELQGFDLPQALAILAGAAALGWLGAGFVTGHYLRQNRSGQG, from the coding sequence ATGAGCTCCTTTCCGACTCAAGAGCCTTCCGGCATCGAAGCCCCGGTGTCGCGCGACGACGACCTCGCGGTCGAGTCGGCGGTGCAGTCGCGCTTGGGGGTGTGGTTCGACCATCATCTCTACAGCCTGGTCGCCAGCGTCGGCCGATTGCTGAGCAAGCCCTGGGCGGCGTTGCTGACGATCGGGGTGATGGCGGTGGCCCTGGCCTTGCCGCTCGGCCTGTGGGCGGCGCTGAGCAACATCGAACGCTTCGCCGGCGAAGTGCAGCAGTCGCGCCAGATCAGTCTGTTCCTCAAGCCCGAGATCAAGCTCGAGCGCGCCCGCAGCTTGGCCGAGGAACTGCGCGCGCGGCCGGACATCGGCGCCATCGAGCTGCGCACGCCCGAGCAGGGCCTGGCCGATCTGCGCGAGAAGAGCGGTCTCGGCGACAGCCTGAGCGCGATCGAAGGCAATCCGTTGCCGAGCCTGTTGCTGGTGACGCCGAAGGGCGACGAACTGGCCCTGGCCGAATCGCTCGGCAGCCTGGCCGAGACCGACCTGGTCCAGCACGACGCCGGTTGGCGCCAGCGCCTCGACGGCTGGCTGCGGTTCGGCATCCGCCTGGCCTGGCTGCTCGCGGCGATGCTGGGCCTGGGCGCCCTGCTGGTGGTCGGCAACACCGTGCGCCTGGACATCCAGTCGCGGCGCGACGAGATCGGGGTGCTGCAATTGCTCGGCGCCACCGACGGCTTCATCCGCCGGCCCTTCCTGTACCTGGGCGCCTGCTACGGCCTGGCCGCCGGCGCGGTCGCGCTGGCCTTGCTGACTGCGGCCGACCGCACCCTGCGCGAACCGCTGACCGCCCTGGCCACGAGTTACGGCAGCCATTTCGAGCTGCAGGGCTTCGACTTGCCGCAGGCCTTGGCGATCCTGGCCGGCGCGGCCGCGCTGGGCTGGCTCGGCGCCGGTTTCGTGACCGGCCACTACCTGCGCCAGAACCGCTCCGGCCAAGGCTGA
- a CDS encoding response regulator gives MQSQNLRHFENTAPRVMVVDGSKLVRKLIADVLMRELPNTRIVQCGSIIEARVALDHGEVDLVTTALVLPDGDGIALARAVREAAAQAYVPVIVVSGDAQAHLEARRFTEDVTDYFDKALGPNALAEFIRGYVQPQPIPGARVLYVEDSRVVAVATKRMLERHALQVLHFIGVEEALEHLEAHRASGAAGGDAGADLVLTDVYLKGELGGKDLLARLRNDFAYGKRRLPVLVMTGDANRDNQSELLRAGANDLVLKPIEERLLVTKTLFQLRLSRLEPTALPA, from the coding sequence ATGCAAAGCCAGAATCTACGTCACTTCGAAAACACCGCACCGCGGGTGATGGTGGTCGACGGCTCCAAGCTGGTGCGCAAGCTCATCGCCGATGTCCTGATGCGCGAGCTGCCGAACACCCGCATCGTCCAGTGCGGCAGCATCATCGAGGCGCGCGTCGCGCTCGATCATGGCGAAGTCGACCTGGTCACCACCGCCCTGGTCCTGCCCGACGGCGACGGCATCGCCCTGGCGCGCGCCGTGCGCGAAGCCGCGGCCCAAGCCTATGTGCCGGTGATCGTGGTCTCCGGCGATGCCCAGGCGCATCTGGAAGCGCGCCGCTTCACCGAAGACGTCACCGATTATTTCGACAAGGCGCTCGGCCCCAACGCCCTGGCCGAGTTCATTCGCGGCTATGTGCAGCCGCAGCCGATTCCCGGCGCGCGCGTGCTCTACGTCGAAGACAGCCGGGTGGTCGCGGTGGCGACCAAGCGCATGCTCGAGCGTCACGCCCTGCAGGTGTTGCACTTCATCGGCGTCGAAGAGGCGCTGGAGCATCTGGAAGCCCATCGCGCCAGCGGCGCGGCCGGCGGCGATGCCGGCGCCGACCTGGTGCTGACCGACGTGTATTTGAAGGGCGAGCTGGGGGGCAAGGATTTGCTGGCCCGGCTGCGCAACGACTTCGCTTACGGCAAGCGTCGTCTGCCGGTGTTGGTGATGACCGGCGACGCCAACCGCGACAACCAGAGCGAGCTGTTGCGCGCCGGCGCCAACGACCTGGTGCTCAAGCCGATCGAGGAGCGCCTGCTGGTGACCAAGACCCTGTTCCAGTTGCGCCTGTCTCGGCTCGAGCCGACGGCGTTGCCGGCATGA
- a CDS encoding pilus assembly protein PilM produces MGLITKSQPALVGVDISSTAVKLLQLSRVGNRYRVEHYAVEPLPPNAVVEKNIVEVEAVGEAIKRAVARSGTRVKHAAAAVAGSSVITRVIGMPNDLEGDELESQIELEAANYVPYPIDEVNHDFEVLGPMPGSPDMVQVLLAASRSENVEVRASALELGGLTPRVMDVEAFAIENAFALLADTLSSPRDGLVALVDSGATMTTLNVLRNGRSLYHREQVFGGKQLTDEVMRRYGLSYEEAGLAKRQGGLPESYQAEVLEPFKEAMVQQVSRLLQFFYAGSEFNRVDQIVLAGGGASIPRIAEMVEEQLGVPTTVANPLAHMTLGPRVQAHALAQDAPALMIACGLALRSFD; encoded by the coding sequence GTGGGACTCATCACGAAAAGCCAGCCGGCGTTGGTCGGCGTGGACATCAGTTCGACGGCGGTGAAGCTGTTGCAACTCTCACGAGTCGGCAATCGCTACCGCGTTGAGCACTATGCTGTGGAACCGCTGCCGCCGAATGCGGTGGTGGAGAAGAACATCGTCGAGGTCGAGGCGGTGGGCGAGGCGATCAAACGTGCGGTCGCGAGGTCGGGGACCCGCGTCAAGCATGCCGCTGCGGCCGTCGCCGGTTCCTCGGTGATCACCCGCGTGATCGGCATGCCGAACGACCTGGAAGGGGACGAGTTGGAGTCGCAGATCGAGCTGGAGGCGGCCAATTACGTGCCGTACCCGATCGATGAGGTGAACCACGACTTTGAGGTGCTCGGCCCGATGCCCGGCAGCCCGGACATGGTCCAGGTATTGCTCGCGGCGTCACGTTCGGAGAATGTCGAGGTTCGCGCTTCGGCGCTGGAGCTCGGCGGGCTGACGCCCCGCGTCATGGACGTGGAAGCGTTCGCGATCGAGAACGCCTTCGCGTTGCTCGCCGACACCCTGAGCAGCCCGCGCGACGGTTTGGTCGCCCTGGTCGACTCCGGTGCGACCATGACCACCCTCAACGTACTGCGCAACGGCCGCAGCCTGTACCACCGCGAGCAGGTCTTCGGCGGCAAGCAGCTGACCGACGAGGTCATGCGCCGCTACGGTCTGAGCTACGAGGAAGCCGGTCTGGCCAAGCGCCAGGGCGGGCTGCCCGAGAGCTACCAGGCCGAGGTGCTGGAGCCGTTCAAGGAAGCGATGGTCCAGCAGGTCAGCCGCCTGTTGCAGTTCTTCTACGCCGGCAGCGAATTCAACCGTGTCGACCAGATCGTACTGGCCGGCGGCGGCGCTTCGATTCCGCGCATCGCCGAGATGGTCGAGGAGCAGCTCGGCGTCCCGACCACGGTGGCCAATCCGCTCGCGCACATGACCCTCGGACCGCGCGTCCAGGCGCATGCGCTCGCACAGGATGCCCCCGCGCTGATGATCGCCTGCGGCCTGGCCCTGAGGAGCTTCGACTGA
- a CDS encoding type 4a pilus biogenesis protein PilO, whose protein sequence is MKNLDINNIGGWPRQAQIIFCSLVGVVIIGLAWWLFVSDKRTELEGLERKESDLRTTFETKQGRAANLEPLKQQLVQMEQQLQQMLRQLPSKTEMPDLIVDISQTALATGISNELFQPGAEVPKEFYAEKPIALRMVGTYHQFGAFVSGVASLPRVVIMTMHDISLKPKGKNNKDAVGGITPNSPLELAGTVKTYRYLDEEEMAAQAPAEGDAADDKGKSKAKKEEN, encoded by the coding sequence ATGAAGAACCTCGACATCAACAACATCGGCGGCTGGCCGCGCCAGGCCCAGATCATTTTCTGCAGCCTCGTCGGCGTGGTGATCATCGGCCTGGCCTGGTGGCTGTTCGTCAGCGACAAGCGCACCGAGCTGGAAGGCTTGGAGCGCAAAGAGAGCGATCTTCGCACCACCTTCGAGACCAAGCAGGGCCGGGCCGCCAATCTGGAGCCGCTCAAGCAGCAGTTGGTGCAGATGGAGCAGCAGCTCCAGCAGATGCTGCGCCAGTTGCCGAGCAAGACCGAGATGCCCGACCTGATCGTCGACATCTCGCAGACGGCCCTGGCCACCGGCATCTCCAACGAGCTGTTCCAGCCTGGCGCGGAAGTTCCCAAGGAGTTCTACGCCGAGAAGCCGATCGCCTTGCGCATGGTGGGCACCTACCACCAGTTCGGTGCCTTTGTCAGCGGCGTGGCGTCGCTGCCGCGCGTGGTCATCATGACCATGCACGACATCTCGCTGAAGCCCAAGGGCAAGAACAACAAGGACGCAGTCGGCGGCATTACGCCGAACAGCCCGCTCGAACTGGCCGGTACGGTCAAGACCTATCGTTACCTCGACGAGGAAGAGATGGCTGCGCAAGCTCCGGCCGAAGGCGATGCCGCCGACGACAAGGGCAAGAGCAAAGCGAAAAAGGAGGAGAACTGA
- a CDS encoding type IV pilus secretin PilQ, giving the protein MIVLNAKSMPSARRPMASGPRMAGLVVGLLAGISAVHAAPPAAATTAPAVQAPTVQVAPTPSNDPSKQLPGTISVANIDFKRGDGGSGKLIVRFNGDGALPDLRNQGSEVLVNVGNAQLPASLQRPLNVSDFATPVQRVEARASGTGTQLVLNTSGAYDTMAYQTGREYIVEVVPRTAAAGNRAVGAAGAKSAASAAGSTAGSTQPGVVRSYSGRPVTFNFQDVPVRTVLQLVAEESNLNIVAADTVQGNVTLRLVNVPWDQALDIVLQAKGLDKRRSGNVVWVAPQAEVAKYEQDREDARIALDNRVDLTTEYIQINYHNAAQIYKALTEAKGIGGSGGSGGGESGGGNNENGFLSPRGRLVADERTNTLMISDIPKKVVQMKELIRVIDRPVDQVLIEARIVIATESFARDLGARFGVSGQKGDVITSGTLESINNYRNTTAKNELIRDQANKLTEDADLFRISDPAKATSLLDQARSLLQTMTNPAFLFPASLNSNVGIANPAGALAFTILGKWVNLDMEFTAMQTEGRGEVVSNPRVVTSNQREAVISQGQEVGYVTISPQQGGNSIPIPNVQFKDVLMEMKVNPTITNDGRVFLNMNVKKDEIEGFIDTSIGQVPQINKRNINTAVLVEDGQTVVIGGVYEFRDRTDLSKVPFLADIPFLGNLFKKKSRSKEKAELLIFVTPKVMKVTQR; this is encoded by the coding sequence ATGATCGTACTCAACGCCAAATCCATGCCGTCGGCTCGACGCCCCATGGCTTCCGGTCCGCGCATGGCCGGACTCGTCGTCGGCCTGCTGGCTGGCATCAGCGCCGTCCACGCGGCGCCGCCTGCGGCTGCGACGACGGCACCCGCTGTCCAGGCACCCACGGTGCAAGTCGCGCCGACGCCGAGCAATGACCCGAGCAAGCAATTGCCGGGCACGATCTCGGTGGCCAACATCGACTTCAAGCGCGGCGACGGCGGCTCCGGCAAGCTGATCGTGCGTTTTAACGGCGATGGTGCGCTGCCGGACCTGCGTAATCAGGGCTCCGAAGTCCTGGTTAACGTCGGCAACGCGCAACTCCCGGCTTCGTTGCAGCGTCCGCTCAACGTCAGCGACTTCGCCACCCCGGTGCAGCGCGTCGAAGCGCGCGCCAGCGGCACCGGGACCCAGTTGGTGCTCAACACCAGCGGCGCCTACGACACCATGGCCTACCAGACCGGTCGCGAATACATCGTCGAGGTCGTGCCGCGCACGGCGGCGGCGGGCAATCGCGCGGTCGGTGCGGCCGGCGCCAAGTCGGCGGCGAGCGCAGCGGGCAGCACCGCTGGCTCCACCCAGCCCGGCGTGGTTCGTTCCTACTCCGGCCGTCCGGTGACCTTCAACTTCCAGGACGTGCCGGTGCGCACCGTGCTGCAGTTGGTCGCCGAAGAGTCCAACCTCAACATCGTCGCGGCCGACACCGTGCAGGGCAACGTGACCCTGCGCCTGGTCAACGTGCCGTGGGACCAGGCGCTCGACATCGTCCTGCAGGCGAAGGGCCTGGACAAGCGCCGCAGCGGCAACGTGGTGTGGGTGGCCCCGCAGGCCGAGGTCGCCAAGTACGAGCAGGACCGCGAAGACGCGCGTATCGCCCTCGATAACCGCGTCGACCTGACCACCGAATACATCCAGATCAACTACCACAACGCTGCGCAGATCTATAAGGCGTTGACGGAAGCCAAGGGCATCGGCGGCAGTGGCGGCAGCGGCGGCGGCGAAAGCGGCGGCGGCAACAACGAAAACGGCTTCCTCTCGCCGCGCGGCCGCCTGGTCGCCGACGAGCGCACCAACACCTTGATGATCAGCGACATTCCGAAGAAAGTCGTGCAGATGAAGGAACTGATCCGGGTCATCGACCGTCCGGTCGACCAGGTCCTGATCGAAGCCCGCATCGTCATCGCCACCGAAAGCTTCGCCCGCGACCTCGGCGCGCGTTTCGGCGTCTCCGGCCAGAAGGGCGACGTGATCACCAGCGGTACGCTGGAGAGCATCAACAACTATCGCAACACCACCGCCAAGAATGAACTGATCCGCGACCAGGCGAACAAGCTGACTGAAGACGCCGATCTGTTCCGCATCTCGGATCCGGCCAAGGCCACCTCGTTGTTGGACCAGGCGCGTTCGCTGCTGCAGACGATGACCAATCCGGCCTTCCTGTTCCCGGCCAGCCTCAACAGCAATGTCGGCATCGCCAATCCGGCCGGCGCGCTCGCCTTCACGATCCTCGGCAAGTGGGTCAACCTGGACATGGAATTCACCGCGATGCAGACCGAAGGTCGCGGCGAAGTGGTCTCCAACCCGCGCGTGGTCACCAGCAACCAGCGCGAAGCGGTGATCAGCCAGGGCCAGGAAGTGGGTTACGTGACGATCTCGCCGCAGCAGGGCGGCAACAGCATCCCGATCCCGAACGTCCAGTTCAAGGACGTGCTGATGGAGATGAAGGTCAACCCGACCATCACCAACGATGGCCGCGTCTTCCTCAACATGAACGTGAAGAAGGACGAGATCGAGGGCTTCATCGACACCTCGATCGGTCAGGTGCCGCAGATCAACAAGCGCAACATCAACACCGCGGTGCTGGTCGAGGACGGTCAGACCGTCGTGATCGGCGGCGTCTACGAGTTCCGCGATCGCACCGACCTGTCCAAGGTGCCGTTCCTGGCCGACATCCCCTTCCTCGGCAATCTGTTCAAGAAGAAGAGCCGCAGCAAGGAAAAGGCCGAGCTGCTGATCTTCGTCACCCCCAAGGTGATGAAGGTGACCCAGCGCTGA
- a CDS encoding PilN domain-containing protein produces the protein MARINLLPWRAERRKARQKEFGAILGLSALVAVALSVLIVFYYSSEISGQRKRNAFLDAQIVEVDKKITEIEELEKKKAKLLARKEVIEKLQSNRSQMVHLFDSLVRTIPDGAVLTAIKQDAEILTLEGRAQSNARVSTYMRTLETSGWMTKPDLTIIEAKGNEKGLPYEFKLRVTLANPNAPKDEDGDGVPDAPVATAEATAAATTPAGAAPAAAAGATPPAAAPPAGVAQPAATPAKPAAEAAKPAAAPAKPASAPTKTGAAS, from the coding sequence ATGGCACGCATCAACCTGCTCCCGTGGCGCGCCGAACGGCGCAAGGCTCGACAGAAGGAATTCGGCGCCATCCTCGGCCTGTCGGCCCTGGTCGCCGTCGCGCTTTCGGTGCTGATCGTTTTCTACTACAGCAGCGAAATCAGCGGTCAACGCAAGCGTAATGCCTTCCTCGATGCGCAGATCGTCGAGGTCGACAAGAAGATCACCGAGATCGAAGAGCTCGAGAAGAAGAAGGCCAAGCTGCTCGCCCGCAAGGAAGTGATCGAGAAGCTGCAGTCCAACCGTTCGCAGATGGTCCATCTGTTCGACTCGCTGGTGCGCACCATCCCCGATGGCGCCGTGCTGACGGCGATCAAGCAGGATGCGGAAATACTGACGCTCGAGGGCCGGGCCCAGTCCAATGCGCGCGTCAGTACCTATATGCGCACGCTGGAAACCTCCGGCTGGATGACCAAGCCCGACCTGACCATCATCGAAGCCAAGGGCAACGAGAAGGGTCTGCCGTACGAGTTCAAGCTCCGGGTCACGCTGGCGAATCCGAACGCGCCCAAGGACGAGGACGGCGACGGCGTGCCGGATGCGCCGGTCGCCACGGCCGAGGCAACGGCCGCCGCCACGACGCCTGCCGGAGCTGCACCTGCCGCCGCAGCGGGCGCCACGCCGCCCGCCGCTGCACCTCCTGCGGGTGTCGCGCAACCGGCCGCGACGCCGGCCAAGCCGGCTGCTGAAGCCGCCAAGCCTGCTGCCGCGCCGGCCAAGCCCGCGTCGGCGCCCACCAAGACAGGAGCCGCGTCGTGA
- the ftsE gene encoding cell division ATP-binding protein FtsE → MTVLRFDNVSKRYSSGHEALSEVSFEVAPGEMLFVTGHSGAGKSTLLKLIHLSERPSRGAVLFGERNLLKVGGRRIALHRREIGVVFQDHRLLADRSVADNVALPLLLRGLRRPDIGRRVRMTLEKVGLGARAAALPGELSAGEQQRVGIARAIIGEPRLLVADEPTGNLDPTLSAEIMTLFQSLPERGTSVLVASHDLALVKRMKKRVLVLNQGRLVDDIAPEDLAE, encoded by the coding sequence ATGACCGTATTGCGCTTCGACAACGTCAGCAAACGCTACAGCAGCGGCCACGAGGCCCTCAGCGAAGTCAGCTTCGAGGTGGCGCCGGGCGAGATGCTGTTCGTCACCGGCCACTCCGGCGCCGGCAAAAGCACCCTGCTCAAGCTCATCCATCTCAGCGAACGCCCGAGCCGCGGCGCGGTGTTGTTCGGCGAGCGCAACCTGCTCAAGGTCGGCGGCCGCCGCATCGCCCTGCACCGGCGCGAGATCGGCGTGGTGTTCCAGGATCACCGCCTGCTCGCCGATCGCAGCGTCGCCGATAACGTCGCCCTGCCGTTGTTGTTGCGCGGCCTGCGCCGCCCCGACATCGGCCGGCGCGTACGCATGACCCTGGAGAAAGTCGGCCTGGGCGCGCGCGCCGCGGCCTTGCCGGGCGAGTTGTCCGCGGGCGAACAACAACGCGTGGGGATCGCGCGGGCGATCATCGGCGAGCCGCGACTGTTGGTTGCCGACGAACCGACCGGCAACCTCGACCCGACCTTGTCGGCGGAAATCATGACCCTGTTCCAGTCCTTGCCCGAACGCGGCACCAGCGTGCTGGTGGCCAGCCACGACCTGGCCCTGGTCAAGCGCATGAAGAAGCGGGTGCTGGTACTCAACCAGGGCCGCCTGGTCGACGACATCGCGCCCGAGGACCTGGCCGAATGA
- a CDS encoding pilus assembly protein PilP, with translation MVLLVSGCFRSISSTPGDAPNLEKWVAEVKAKPAPPLDPLPVMQQFETFEYAAQDLRDPFSTAFTDEDDGSGLRPDKVRRKQLLEQFPLDALDMVGTLGRGSGTVALVMAPDKVTYRVRPGAYMGQNDGRVTAVTEERIDLVELVPDGAGGWLERPASVALEDQ, from the coding sequence ATGGTGCTGCTGGTCAGCGGTTGCTTCCGCAGCATCTCGAGCACGCCGGGCGACGCACCCAACCTCGAGAAGTGGGTGGCCGAGGTCAAGGCCAAGCCCGCGCCGCCGCTGGACCCGCTGCCGGTCATGCAGCAGTTCGAGACCTTCGAATACGCCGCGCAGGACCTGCGCGACCCGTTCAGCACCGCCTTCACCGACGAGGACGACGGCTCCGGCCTGCGTCCGGACAAGGTGCGGCGCAAGCAGTTGCTCGAACAGTTTCCGCTCGACGCTCTGGACATGGTCGGCACGCTCGGCCGCGGTAGCGGTACGGTGGCGCTGGTGATGGCGCCCGACAAAGTGACTTATCGTGTTCGACCCGGTGCGTACATGGGGCAGAACGACGGTCGTGTGACCGCCGTGACTGAGGAGCGCATCGACTTGGTGGAACTGGTGCCGGACGGCGCAGGCGGTTGGCTGGAACGTCCAGCTTCCGTGGCGCTCGAAGATCAATGA
- the rhlB gene encoding ATP-dependent RNA helicase RhlB, whose product MTATTGVPAVEGERAPRKRRRRRGGRRIEGAETDNGAPNASQGENIAAKPTAPKPAAKPAHKPAAAAAAPAGEAKPSLLGRISRKLKSLVARPPRSQH is encoded by the coding sequence GTGACCGCCACCACCGGCGTGCCGGCGGTCGAGGGCGAGCGCGCACCGCGCAAGCGTCGTCGCCGTCGCGGCGGCCGTCGCATCGAAGGCGCCGAAACCGACAACGGCGCGCCGAACGCGAGCCAGGGCGAGAACATCGCCGCCAAGCCGACCGCGCCGAAGCCCGCGGCCAAGCCTGCGCACAAGCCCGCCGCGGCTGCCGCGGCGCCGGCCGGCGAGGCCAAGCCTTCGCTGCTGGGCCGCATCAGCCGCAAGCTCAAGTCGCTGGTCGCGCGTCCGCCGCGTTCGCAGCACTGA
- a CDS encoding AAA family ATPase, with amino-acid sequence MDSSLDRTRDTAPAQAGVETARLHDAFRALRDALALEIVGQAELIERLLIALLADGHLLVEGAPGLAKTSAVRALASRLEADFARVQFTPDLLPADLTGTEVWRPQEGRFEFQAGPIFHPILLADEINRAPAKVQSALLEAMGERQVTVGRATYALPPLFLVMATQNPIEQEGTFPLPEAQLDRFLMHVRIGYPEAAAETEILRLARERARQTLQTVTTPVEKMPQADVFAARAAVLDLHVAPAVERYLIEIVLASRDAARYDAALARRIAWGASPRGSIALERCARAHAWLAGRDFVTPDDVRAIAPEVLRHRILPSYEATAEGWDGDRLLGELLKKVPLP; translated from the coding sequence ATGGACAGCAGCCTCGATCGCACCCGTGACACCGCTCCCGCCCAGGCCGGCGTCGAGACCGCGCGCCTGCACGACGCCTTCCGCGCCCTGCGCGATGCGCTCGCGCTGGAGATCGTCGGCCAGGCCGAACTGATCGAACGGCTGTTGATCGCCTTGCTCGCCGACGGCCACCTGCTGGTCGAGGGCGCGCCGGGCCTGGCCAAGACGAGCGCGGTACGCGCCCTGGCCTCGCGTCTGGAAGCCGATTTCGCCCGCGTCCAGTTCACTCCCGACCTGCTGCCGGCCGATCTGACCGGCACCGAAGTCTGGCGCCCCCAGGAGGGCAGGTTCGAGTTCCAGGCCGGGCCGATCTTCCACCCGATCCTGCTCGCCGACGAAATCAACCGCGCGCCGGCCAAGGTCCAGTCGGCGCTGCTCGAGGCGATGGGCGAACGCCAGGTCACGGTCGGCCGTGCGACCTATGCCTTGCCGCCCCTGTTCCTGGTCATGGCGACGCAGAACCCGATCGAGCAGGAAGGCACCTTCCCCTTGCCGGAGGCGCAGCTCGACCGCTTCCTGATGCATGTGCGCATCGGCTATCCGGAAGCCGCCGCGGAAACCGAGATCCTGCGCCTGGCTCGCGAACGCGCCCGCCAGACCTTGCAGACCGTGACCACGCCGGTCGAGAAAATGCCGCAGGCCGACGTGTTCGCCGCGCGCGCGGCGGTGCTCGACCTGCACGTGGCGCCGGCGGTCGAGCGTTACCTGATCGAAATCGTGCTGGCCTCGCGCGATGCCGCGCGTTACGACGCCGCGCTGGCGCGACGCATCGCCTGGGGCGCCAGCCCGCGCGGCTCGATCGCGCTCGAACGTTGCGCCCGCGCGCACGCCTGGCTTGCCGGTCGCGATTTCGTCACTCCCGACGACGTGCGTGCGATCGCTCCGGAAGTGCTGCGTCACCGCATCCTGCCGAGCTACGAAGCCACCGCCGAAGGCTGGGACGGCGACCGTCTGCTCGGGGAATTGCTCAAGAAGGTGCCGTTGCCTTGA